One genomic segment of Catalinimonas alkaloidigena includes these proteins:
- the rplW gene encoding 50S ribosomal protein L23 — translation MDILKKPLVTEKISELNESGKYGFIVDRRANKVQIREAVEKMYGVTVEKVRTMNYMGKEKSRYTKTRVISGRKPSFKKAIVQVAEGEIIDFYSGI, via the coding sequence ATGGATATATTAAAAAAGCCTTTGGTAACAGAAAAAATTTCTGAATTGAACGAAAGTGGTAAGTATGGGTTCATAGTAGACCGGCGGGCCAATAAAGTTCAAATTCGTGAAGCTGTTGAAAAAATGTACGGTGTTACGGTTGAGAAAGTTCGTACCATGAATTACATGGGCAAAGAGAAGAGCCGCTATACTAAAACTAGAGTAATTAGTGGAAGAAAACCTTCTTTCAAAAAAGCTATTGTTCAGGTAGCGGAAGGTGAGATTATAGATTTTTATAGTGGAATATAA
- the rplC gene encoding 50S ribosomal protein L3, translating to MSGIIGKKIGMTSVYGADGRSVACTLIEAGPCVITHVKNEDTDGYTAVQLAYGERKDKNTPRALKGHFDRAKTTPKKKVVEFRDFRVEFEDDDGVKLGKEILVGEVFKEGEFLDAIGTSKGKGFQGVVKRHGFGGVGQATHGQHNRGRAPGSIGACSFPSRVFKGMRMAGRTGGRRVKMINLRVLKIVPEKNLILVSGSVPGSKNSYIVLEK from the coding sequence ATGTCAGGAATAATTGGAAAAAAAATCGGTATGACTAGCGTCTACGGTGCCGATGGACGAAGCGTCGCATGCACGTTGATAGAAGCTGGTCCCTGCGTGATTACGCATGTCAAGAACGAAGATACTGATGGCTATACAGCCGTCCAGTTAGCTTATGGCGAGAGAAAAGATAAAAACACGCCAAGAGCGCTTAAGGGCCACTTTGATAGAGCCAAAACTACTCCAAAGAAGAAAGTAGTGGAATTCAGAGACTTCAGGGTAGAATTCGAAGATGATGATGGTGTAAAACTTGGGAAAGAAATTCTTGTTGGTGAAGTATTTAAAGAAGGGGAGTTTCTGGATGCAATAGGTACATCAAAAGGTAAAGGTTTTCAGGGAGTTGTGAAAAGACATGGTTTTGGTGGTGTCGGCCAGGCAACGCATGGACAGCACAATCGTGGAAGGGCTCCTGGATCTATAGGTGCATGTTCTTTCCCCTCACGCGTATTCAAAGGGATGCGTATGGCTGGTAGAACCGGTGGAAGAAGGGTTAAAATGATTAACCTCAGAGTACTAAAAATAGTACCTGAAAAGAATTTGATTTTAGTAAGTGGTTCCGTGCCTGGTTCAAAAAACTCTTACATCGTATTAGAGAAGTAA
- the rplD gene encoding 50S ribosomal protein L4 — MKVNIKNIKGEDTGKSVELLDDIYAVEPSDHAIYLDVKQYLANQRQGTHKSKERAEIAGSTKKIKRQKGTGTARAGSMKSPIFRGGGRVFGPRPRDYGFKLNKKLKKLARKSALTYKAKDEKVTIVESFDIDTPKTKSFLNILSSLAVQQEKSLLVVDNVKTNVYLSSRNIANTKVVTVEKLNTYEIMSASHLIISEGAVEKIESMFNSKVTA; from the coding sequence ATGAAAGTTAATATAAAAAATATAAAGGGAGAAGATACTGGTAAGTCAGTAGAGCTTTTAGATGATATCTACGCTGTTGAGCCTAGTGACCATGCTATATATCTTGATGTAAAACAATATCTAGCAAATCAGCGTCAAGGGACTCACAAATCTAAGGAAAGAGCTGAAATTGCGGGTTCTACCAAAAAAATTAAAAGGCAAAAGGGTACAGGTACTGCTCGTGCTGGTAGCATGAAGTCACCCATTTTCAGAGGTGGCGGTAGGGTGTTTGGTCCTCGTCCACGTGACTATGGTTTCAAGTTGAACAAAAAGTTAAAGAAACTTGCCCGTAAATCTGCTTTGACTTATAAAGCAAAAGATGAAAAGGTAACTATAGTTGAGAGCTTTGACATAGATACTCCTAAAACTAAGTCATTCCTTAATATACTGTCTTCACTTGCAGTTCAGCAAGAAAAGTCATTGTTGGTGGTAGACAATGTAAAGACTAATGTGTATCTCTCTTCTCGTAATATCGCAAATACTAAAGTGGTGACAGTTGAAAAGCTTAACACTTATGAGATCATGAGTGCTAGCCACTTAATAATCAGCGAAGGAGCAGTGGAGAAAATAGAATCCATGTTTAACTCAAAAGTTACCGCATAA